The sequence below is a genomic window from Acidobacteriota bacterium.
CGAGATCAAGGGGAAAGTCGGCGGGGCGCACGCCCGGCGGGTACCGGGGGTCGCCGGCCGGCCGCGGGGGAGGGACACGACGGTTCCGCCCCGGCACCGGGGCCGGGGCGGACCGCGCCGTCGCGTTCCTCCTCCCGGCGCCGCCGCACGCGGTTTTTCCGGAACATCCCGCCGGTGGATCCGTATGGTATGGCGTCGGGCGAGAAACCCTGCGCGGGAGGAAAGGGAAATGATCCGCAAACTCTGGGGCCTCGGGGCCCGGTGGGTCCTGGCGGTCGGGATCGGCGTGGCGGGCGGCGCGGCACTGGCCGGCGCGGAGGACGCCCCGAAGGCGGCGGGCCCGGCGCCGGAAAACGGGGTGGCGGTCACCGCGGGGAAAGCGGTCAGCCTGCCGGCGTCGATCCCCTTCGTGCTCGAACACAACCGGATGATCCTGGAGGGCGCGCTCGAGCGCCCGGACGGCTCGCTGCGCACCGCGGCCGTCTGGGTGGACACCGGCAACCCCGACCTGATGATGAGCGAGGCGCTCGCCCGCGACCTGGGGATCGACCTGGACGACGCGGCGTCGAAGGCGAAGGACGGCTGGCTGGAGGTGCCCGCCCCCCCCGCGCTCCGGCTGGGCGGGGTCCCCGTACCCCTGCAGGGCGTCACGGCCCGGGTGGCCCTGGGGTCGCCCATGATGCCCGGCCTCCGGGCGGAGATCAACCTGCCGTCCACGGTGATGCGCCGCTACCGCGTCGTGTTCGATTACCCGGCGCGCCGGCTCGTCCTGGCGGAACCGGGGAAAAACGAGCCGCAGGGGAACCCCGTGACGGCGAAGGTACACCCCGTGACGGGCGTGGTGCAGGTGGAGGTGGACATCGAGGGGCAAAAGGCCAGTTTCGCCCTGGACAACGGGGCCTCCTACACCTTCGTCTCCCAGGACTGGCTGGCGGAAGCCCTCGCGGCTCACCGGGACTGGCCGCACCGGACCGGGGCCCTGGGGTGCGCCAACATGTGGGGGTGGCAGACCGAGGCGAAGTGGCCCCTGGCCC
It includes:
- a CDS encoding aspartyl protease family protein, coding for MIRKLWGLGARWVLAVGIGVAGGAALAGAEDAPKAAGPAPENGVAVTAGKAVSLPASIPFVLEHNRMILEGALERPDGSLRTAAVWVDTGNPDLMMSEALARDLGIDLDDAASKAKDGWLEVPAPPALRLGGVPVPLQGVTARVALGSPMMPGLRAEINLPSTVMRRYRVVFDYPARRLVLAEPGKNEPQGNPVTAKVHPVTGVVQVEVDIEGQKASFALDNGASYTFVSQDWLAEALAAHRDWPHRTGALGCANMWGWQTEAKWPLARVPAITCGKARLPGVGVAGLPKAVFEWYSRKTAEPVTGLLGPNAFRGCRVEIDFERQIVHIPTTSLAIICPRFSSDAKGMNGGFAPAPIEPNGVSSCMSIS